The Oryzias melastigma strain HK-1 linkage group LG3, ASM292280v2, whole genome shotgun sequence genome contains a region encoding:
- the senp8 gene encoding sentrin-specific protease 8, protein MDPVVLSYQDSLLRRSDVSLLEGPYWLNDQVIGFAFEYYAAERFRVLGGAVIFISPEVTQFIKCASCPDELALFLEPLNLTAHSWVFLAVNDNSNQTAGGSHWSLLLYHHSSNHFAHYDSQNGSNSLHARRIATKLEPFLGAGRKALFKEEPCPPQQNSYDCGMYVICIAEALCESIRAEGSPRLPVQVITPAYITQKRAEWRRLIQSLAQNDLCCSLTFP, encoded by the coding sequence ATGGACCCAGTGGTTCTGAGCTACCAGGACAGCCTGTTGCGGCGCTCCGACGTGTCCCTCCTAGAGGGGCCGTACTGGCTCAATGACCAGGTCATCGGCTTCGCCTTCGAGTACTATGCTGCTGAGCGCTTCCGCGTCCTGGGAGGTGCAGTTATCTTCATCAGCCCGGAGGTCACCCAGTTCATCAAATGTGCCTCCTGTCCCGACGAGCTGGCGCTCTTCCTGGAGCCGTTGAACCTCACCGCTCACAGCTGGGTCTTTCTCGCCGTCAACGACAACTCCAACCAGACGGCCGGAGGGTCCCACTGGAGCCTCCTGCTCTACCACCACAGCTCCAACCACTTTGCACACTATGACTCTCAGAACGGCAGCAACTCGCTGCACGCCCGGCGCATCGCCACCAAGCTGGAGCCTTTCCTGGGCGCGGGGAGGAAAGCTCTGTTCAAGGAGGAGCCCTGTCCGCCGCAGCAGAACAGCTATGACTGTGGCATGTACGTCATCTGCATCGCAGAGGCCTTGTGCGAGAGCATCAGAGCGGAGGGCTCGCCGCGCCTTCCCGTGCAGGTCATCACACCAGCCTACATTACCCAGAAGCGGGCAGAGTGGCGCAGACTGATCCAGAGTTTGGCTCAGAACGACCTTTGCTGCTCGCTGACCTTCCCTTAG